The following proteins are co-located in the bacterium genome:
- a CDS encoding DUF58 domain-containing protein — protein sequence MLSREQLKAVRKIQIRTSHLVTDLFAGQYHSVFKGRGMEFAEVRLYQPGDEVRTIDWNVTARTSVPYVKRFAEERELTVMLLVDASASTFFGSVRQTKSALAAELGAVFAYSAITNNDKVGLVIFSDRIEMALPPRKGTHHVLRVIREVLSCAPQGRGTDIAAALEHLGRVTTRRCVVFLVSDFLDPNCQRALRVAGRRHDLIAVVLDDPREAELPDVGLVELEEAETGARYVVDTGDARVRTAFAKQAAMGRAARDRVLRAADVDAVTIRTDRSYTDALMRFFRAREKRR from the coding sequence ATGCTGAGCCGCGAGCAGCTGAAGGCGGTCCGGAAGATCCAGATCCGGACCAGCCACCTGGTGACCGACCTCTTCGCCGGGCAGTACCACAGCGTCTTCAAAGGACGCGGCATGGAGTTCGCCGAGGTGCGGCTCTACCAGCCCGGCGACGAGGTGCGCACCATCGACTGGAACGTGACGGCGCGCACCAGCGTGCCGTACGTGAAGCGCTTCGCCGAGGAGCGCGAGCTGACCGTCATGCTCCTGGTCGACGCCAGCGCGTCGACGTTCTTCGGCAGCGTACGGCAGACGAAGAGCGCGCTCGCCGCCGAGCTGGGCGCGGTGTTCGCCTACTCGGCGATCACGAACAACGACAAGGTCGGCCTCGTCATCTTCTCCGACCGCATCGAGATGGCGTTGCCGCCGCGCAAGGGCACGCATCACGTGCTGCGCGTGATCCGCGAGGTGCTGTCGTGCGCGCCGCAGGGACGCGGCACCGACATCGCCGCCGCGCTCGAGCACCTCGGGCGTGTGACGACGCGGCGCTGTGTCGTCTTCCTGGTGTCGGATTTCCTCGATCCGAATTGCCAGCGGGCGCTGCGCGTGGCCGGCCGCCGGCACGATCTCATCGCCGTCGTGCTCGACGATCCGCGCGAAGCGGAGCTGCCCGACGTCGGCCTCGTCGAGCTGGAGGAGGCGGAGACGGGCGCCCGCTACGTCGTCGACACCGGCGACGCCCGCGTGCGCACGGCCTTCGCCAAGCAGGCGGCGATGGGGCGGGCCGCGCGCGACCGCGTGCTGCGCGCGGCGGACGTCGACGCCGTCACCATCCGCACCGACCGCTCGTACACCGACGCGCTGATGCGCTTCTTCCGCGCGCGGGAGAAGCGGCGGTGA
- a CDS encoding DUF72 domain-containing protein → MGRRRDQLELFTVPEPLRVGPAPASPALTALAARLPAGVRFGTSSWGFPGWEGIVWDRPATPAVLARHGLRAYAQHPLLRAVGLDRTYYAPIDADAFATMAAEVPDDFRLVVKAHELICMARVPSHERHGALRGQASPWFLDAAYTAREVVAPALAGLGAKLGVVVFQLPPQPAELLGGPVGFAARLRAFLRALPAGPCYAVELRTPQLLCDAYAAALADTGAVHCLNVHPAMPDVPVQAARVGTHGPLVVRWMLGRGFAYDAAVERYRPFDRLVDENPPVRRQVATLLRAAAAAGRAAYAVINNKAEGSAPLTIRALAAELAEPS, encoded by the coding sequence ATGGGACGGCGTCGCGACCAGCTGGAGCTGTTCACCGTCCCCGAGCCGCTCCGCGTCGGCCCGGCACCGGCGTCGCCCGCGCTGACGGCGCTCGCGGCGCGGCTGCCTGCCGGCGTGCGGTTCGGCACCTCGTCGTGGGGCTTTCCCGGCTGGGAAGGCATCGTGTGGGACCGCCCCGCGACGCCCGCGGTGCTCGCGCGTCACGGTCTGCGGGCCTACGCCCAGCACCCGCTGCTGCGCGCCGTCGGCCTCGATCGCACCTACTACGCCCCGATCGACGCCGACGCGTTCGCGACCATGGCGGCAGAGGTGCCGGACGACTTCCGCCTCGTCGTGAAGGCGCACGAGCTGATCTGCATGGCGCGCGTACCATCGCACGAGCGCCACGGCGCGCTGCGCGGACAGGCGAGCCCCTGGTTCCTCGACGCGGCGTACACCGCCCGCGAGGTCGTGGCGCCGGCGCTCGCCGGTCTCGGTGCGAAGCTCGGCGTCGTCGTGTTCCAGCTCCCGCCGCAGCCGGCCGAGCTGCTCGGCGGGCCGGTGGGGTTCGCGGCGCGGCTGCGGGCGTTCCTGCGCGCCCTGCCTGCAGGCCCGTGCTATGCCGTCGAGCTGCGCACGCCGCAGCTCCTGTGCGACGCCTACGCCGCCGCGCTCGCCGACACCGGCGCGGTGCACTGTCTCAACGTCCACCCCGCGATGCCCGACGTGCCCGTGCAGGCGGCGCGCGTCGGCACGCACGGGCCGCTCGTCGTGCGCTGGATGCTGGGCCGCGGGTTCGCCTACGACGCGGCCGTGGAGCGCTATCGGCCCTTCGACCGGCTGGTCGACGAGAACCCGCCGGTGCGGCGGCAGGTGGCGACGCTCCTGCGCGCAGCGGCCGCGGCGGGGCGGGCGGCGTACGCGGTGATCAACAACAAGGCCGAGGGATCGGCGCCGCTGACGATCCGAGCGCTCGCGGCGGAGCTGGCGGAGCCGTCCTGA
- a CDS encoding AMP-binding protein — protein sequence MSTPVPSFDAPLAIGAQIEARGLHPEVGRKAFLHQHDRTWTYRRFRDESVRLAHFLLARLGTIDDSRPGHVAMLLENHLELLALYGACGYAGLTLFGVNTGLRGETLAGVVNQSRARLFVVDQRLWPEVARVLPQLTTVAPENVVVLRTEDSAVDDAVDLMAAVESEVGPIAKALDAPAIDVNAMAPHMVIYTSGTTGLPKGINNNHFKLLAIGMAVSSNLGLGPDDCGYACMPLFHSNAIFLGFHPIFHVTGRLAIRERFSASSFLPDVRQHGVTFWNYVGEPVHYVLNAIAKQYGGDEQRILKEVAQDPKNTLAWAVGNGASAPDIEKFMAWMGLDDMFELYGSTEAAISTFRKKGDPRGSVGEVTDPAVQILNEKGEPCPPAILDADGKITNYAEAVGEICRVAADTGLFQGYFDNPDANTSKYRDGVYHSGDLGHIVERDGTRYLFFDGRTDDWIRKDGENFSALQVARLIQEHPDIVLAAAYGVPCSVSDELVMVALKLKPGTTFDPKSFFDFCEQQIGGGGMDRKWFPDFVRLVDDFEYTQTEKILVRNLKKVHFDLNRLGDAPVFWRTRGDTAYRPFGQEDYAGLRQAFAAAEKLDVLDR from the coding sequence GTGTCCACCCCCGTCCCGTCGTTCGACGCCCCGCTCGCGATCGGAGCCCAGATCGAGGCCCGCGGCCTGCACCCCGAGGTCGGCCGGAAGGCGTTCCTCCACCAGCACGACCGCACCTGGACGTATCGTCGCTTCCGCGACGAGAGCGTCCGCCTGGCCCACTTCCTCCTCGCGCGCCTCGGCACCATCGACGACTCGCGGCCCGGACACGTCGCCATGCTGCTGGAGAACCACCTCGAGCTCCTGGCGCTCTACGGCGCCTGCGGCTACGCGGGCCTGACGCTGTTCGGCGTCAACACGGGGCTCCGCGGCGAGACCCTCGCCGGGGTCGTGAACCAATCGCGCGCCCGCCTCTTCGTCGTCGATCAGCGCCTCTGGCCCGAGGTGGCCCGCGTGCTGCCGCAGCTCACGACGGTCGCGCCGGAGAACGTCGTCGTGCTGCGCACCGAGGACTCGGCGGTCGACGATGCGGTCGATCTCATGGCCGCCGTCGAGAGCGAGGTCGGCCCGATCGCGAAGGCGCTCGACGCGCCGGCGATCGACGTCAACGCCATGGCGCCGCACATGGTCATCTACACCTCCGGCACGACGGGCCTGCCGAAGGGCATCAACAACAACCACTTCAAGCTGCTCGCCATCGGCATGGCGGTGTCGTCGAACCTGGGCCTCGGTCCCGACGACTGCGGCTACGCCTGCATGCCGCTCTTCCACTCCAACGCCATCTTCCTCGGCTTCCACCCGATCTTCCACGTGACCGGCCGCCTCGCGATCCGCGAGCGCTTCAGCGCCTCGAGCTTCCTGCCCGACGTCCGCCAGCACGGCGTGACCTTCTGGAACTACGTCGGCGAGCCCGTGCACTACGTGCTGAACGCGATCGCCAAGCAGTACGGCGGCGACGAGCAGCGGATCCTGAAGGAGGTCGCGCAGGATCCGAAGAACACCCTCGCGTGGGCCGTCGGCAACGGCGCCTCGGCGCCCGACATCGAGAAGTTCATGGCCTGGATGGGCCTCGACGACATGTTCGAGCTCTACGGCTCGACCGAGGCGGCGATCAGCACGTTCCGCAAGAAGGGCGACCCGCGCGGCTCGGTCGGCGAGGTCACCGATCCGGCGGTGCAGATCCTGAACGAGAAGGGCGAGCCCTGCCCGCCCGCGATCCTGGACGCCGACGGCAAGATCACGAACTACGCCGAGGCGGTCGGCGAGATATGCCGCGTCGCCGCCGACACCGGCCTCTTCCAGGGCTACTTCGACAACCCCGACGCCAACACCTCGAAGTACCGCGACGGCGTCTACCACTCGGGCGACCTCGGCCACATCGTCGAGCGCGACGGCACCCGCTACCTCTTCTTCGACGGCCGCACCGACGACTGGATCCGCAAGGACGGCGAGAACTTCTCCGCGCTCCAGGTCGCGCGCCTGATCCAGGAGCACCCGGACATCGTGCTCGCCGCCGCCTACGGCGTGCCCTGCTCGGTCTCGGACGAGCTCGTCATGGTGGCGCTCAAGCTGAAGCCCGGCACCACGTTCGATCCGAAGAGCTTCTTCGACTTCTGCGAGCAGCAGATCGGCGGCGGCGGCATGGACCGCAAGTGGTTCCCCGACTTCGTGCGCCTGGTCGACGACTTCGAGTACACGCAGACCGAGAAGATCCTGGTCCGCAATCTCAAGAAGGTGCACTTCGACCTGAACCGTCTCGGCGACGCGCCGGTCTTCTGGCGCACGCGCGGCGATACCGCGTACCGTCCCTTCGGCCAGGAGGACTACGCCGGCCTGCGGCAGGCCTTCGCCGCGGCGGAGAAGCTCGACGTCCTCGATCGCTAG
- a CDS encoding HAD family phosphatase, translated as MPIRAAIFDLGGVVVGSPLHVIAAYERELGYAPNAINRVVVTTGPTGAWSRLERGELDLDAFYPLFDAECAAAGAPIDARLMMARVATAIGPRPEMLEAIRRIRRSGLKAAALTNNWVSNDPGTSVLAPHFDVFVESAVVGLRKPDPRIYRLVCRELDVAPPEAVFLDDIGSNLKAARAMGMTTIKVDEPGQALAELEGVLGLALR; from the coding sequence GTGCCCATCCGCGCAGCGATCTTCGATCTCGGCGGCGTCGTCGTCGGCTCGCCCCTCCACGTCATCGCCGCCTACGAGCGCGAGCTGGGCTACGCTCCGAACGCCATCAACCGCGTCGTCGTCACCACCGGCCCGACCGGCGCCTGGTCCCGCCTCGAGCGCGGCGAGCTCGACCTCGACGCCTTCTACCCGCTCTTCGACGCCGAGTGCGCCGCCGCCGGCGCCCCCATCGACGCGCGCCTGATGATGGCGCGCGTCGCCACCGCCATCGGCCCGCGCCCGGAGATGCTGGAGGCGATCCGCCGCATCCGCCGCTCGGGTCTCAAGGCCGCCGCGCTCACCAACAACTGGGTCTCGAACGACCCGGGTACGAGCGTCCTCGCCCCGCACTTCGACGTCTTCGTCGAGTCGGCCGTCGTGGGCCTGCGCAAGCCCGACCCGCGCATCTACCGGCTCGTCTGTCGCGAGCTCGACGTCGCCCCCCCGGAGGCCGTGTTCCTCGACGACATCGGCTCGAACCTGAAGGCCGCGCGGGCGATGGGCATGACGACGATCAAGGTCGACGAGCCGGGGCAGGCGTTGGCGGAGCTGGAGGGCGTGCTGGGGCTGGCGCTGCGCTGA
- a CDS encoding MoxR family ATPase — MGTGPAGVNARVEEASAFVYKLREEIGSVVVGQHGLVDRLLIGLLTNGHVLLEGVPGLAKTLSVKTLAQAIDASFRRIQFTPDLLPADLIGTLIYNPREGTFTTKKGPLFAQIVLADEINRAPAKVQSALLEAMQEHQVTIGEDTFVLPDPFLVLATQNPIEQEGTYPLPEAQVDRFMLKCRIGYPTREEERQILDRMATASGPRPVRPVVGTADIVAARNLVDQVYVDDKIKDYVVQLVFATREPQAVQLDIGPLIEYGASPRATICLTLAARAHAFLQGRGYVTPQDVKSIAPDVLRHRVVVTYEAEAEDVDSDEIVRRVLDGVPVP; from the coding sequence ATGGGAACCGGCCCGGCAGGCGTCAACGCGCGCGTCGAGGAGGCTTCGGCGTTCGTCTACAAGCTGCGGGAGGAGATCGGGAGCGTGGTGGTGGGGCAGCACGGCCTCGTCGACCGCCTGCTGATCGGCCTGCTGACGAACGGGCACGTGCTGCTCGAGGGCGTCCCGGGGCTGGCGAAGACGCTGTCGGTGAAGACGCTGGCCCAGGCCATCGACGCGAGCTTCCGGCGCATCCAGTTCACGCCGGACCTGCTGCCCGCCGATCTGATCGGCACGCTCATCTACAACCCGCGCGAGGGGACGTTCACCACCAAGAAGGGGCCGCTGTTCGCGCAGATCGTGCTCGCCGACGAGATCAACCGCGCGCCCGCCAAGGTGCAGAGCGCGCTGCTCGAGGCGATGCAGGAGCATCAGGTCACGATCGGCGAGGACACGTTCGTGCTGCCCGACCCGTTCCTCGTTCTGGCGACGCAGAACCCGATCGAGCAGGAGGGCACGTATCCGCTGCCCGAGGCGCAGGTCGATCGCTTCATGCTGAAGTGCCGCATCGGCTATCCGACGCGGGAGGAGGAGCGGCAGATCCTCGATCGCATGGCGACGGCGAGCGGGCCACGGCCCGTGCGGCCCGTCGTCGGCACCGCCGACATCGTCGCGGCGCGCAACCTCGTCGACCAGGTCTACGTCGACGACAAGATCAAGGACTACGTCGTGCAGCTCGTCTTCGCGACGCGCGAGCCGCAGGCGGTGCAGCTCGACATCGGTCCGCTCATCGAATACGGCGCCTCGCCGCGCGCCACCATCTGCCTCACGCTCGCCGCGCGCGCACACGCCTTCCTCCAGGGCCGCGGCTACGTCACCCCGCAGGACGTCAAGTCGATCGCGCCCGACGTGCTCCGTCATCGCGTGGTCGTCACCTACGAGGCCGAGGCGGAAGACGTCGACTCCGACGAGATCGTCCGTCGCGTGCTCGACGGGGTTCCCGTCCCGTAG
- a CDS encoding VWA domain-containing protein has protein sequence MMDAVRWDHPPFLLALLAAPALAAFFVWAAGRRARALRTFVAASLLPVVAPDVDPRRRRLRAALVVAAVACLGLALGGPRWGFRWEELRREGIDIVVALDTSRSMLATDVKPNRLARAKLAIRDLADAARDDRLALVPFAGSAFVQCPLTLDHGAFLESLQATDVGIIPRGGTALAVAIDTSLGAFEGREGRHQAIVLVTDGESHEGDWKAAVARAKERGVAIFTVGLGTTEGELLPAEQGPGFFKDRRGQAVKSRLDETTLEQVAVDTGGVYLHLAGTGPGLAELYRDHIAELDPRQLGSTLEKRYEARYRWPLLVALVLLLLEPLVSDRRSAAGGRGRRFWGAARAPAAALVIASLSIGWLDPNAKAREGVTLYREGRFPEAAQAWNEALVDTPEVPALHYDLGAAFYRLQKWDEALGSYEKVPAAPGDDPARAARTWYNVGNTRVRRGEASEQEKPQETLQQWGEALVAYRRALTADPTLTDAKYNLELVAKKVAALEEKLKQQEQEQEQQRGEEQPKDRQPQDDRQQAGEEPKPEDRQPEDGQPPSPEQPPEQPAEQEPPQQPDEQGEPQPRDDEPPQEQAGDQAPQPEAEEAPSQAAPSEAGEPSKEQPQGDDSAGERRDGEMSPEEAAALLDAQRAEEVSPEDVARRMQGGRVAGPAQDW, from the coding sequence GTGATGGACGCCGTGCGCTGGGACCATCCGCCGTTCCTGCTGGCGCTGCTCGCGGCGCCGGCGCTGGCGGCGTTCTTCGTGTGGGCGGCGGGCCGGCGGGCGCGTGCCCTCCGGACCTTCGTCGCGGCGAGCCTCCTGCCCGTGGTGGCGCCCGACGTCGACCCCCGCCGGCGGCGCCTGCGCGCGGCGCTCGTGGTGGCGGCGGTGGCCTGCCTCGGCCTCGCGCTCGGCGGGCCGCGCTGGGGCTTTCGCTGGGAGGAGCTGCGGCGCGAGGGCATCGACATCGTGGTCGCGCTCGACACCTCGCGCAGCATGCTGGCGACGGACGTGAAGCCGAACCGCCTCGCGCGCGCGAAGCTCGCCATCCGCGACCTCGCCGACGCCGCCAGGGACGATCGCCTGGCCCTGGTGCCGTTCGCCGGCTCGGCGTTCGTGCAGTGCCCGCTGACGCTCGACCACGGGGCGTTCCTCGAGAGCCTCCAGGCGACCGACGTCGGGATCATCCCGCGCGGCGGCACGGCGCTCGCCGTCGCCATCGACACGAGCCTCGGTGCGTTCGAGGGCCGGGAGGGACGGCACCAGGCGATCGTGCTGGTGACCGACGGCGAGAGCCACGAGGGCGACTGGAAGGCCGCCGTCGCGCGTGCGAAGGAGCGCGGCGTCGCGATCTTCACCGTCGGCCTCGGGACCACCGAGGGCGAGCTGCTGCCGGCGGAGCAGGGGCCCGGCTTCTTCAAGGACCGGCGCGGGCAGGCGGTGAAGTCGCGTCTCGACGAGACCACGCTCGAGCAGGTCGCGGTCGACACCGGCGGTGTCTATTTGCATCTCGCCGGCACCGGGCCCGGGCTCGCCGAGCTCTACCGCGACCACATCGCGGAGCTCGATCCGCGCCAGCTCGGCTCGACGCTCGAGAAGCGCTACGAGGCGCGCTATCGCTGGCCGTTGCTGGTGGCGCTCGTCCTCCTGCTGCTGGAGCCGCTGGTCTCCGATCGGCGATCCGCTGCCGGCGGCCGCGGGCGGCGCTTCTGGGGCGCGGCGCGCGCGCCGGCGGCGGCGCTCGTCATCGCGAGCCTGTCGATCGGCTGGCTCGATCCGAACGCGAAGGCGCGCGAGGGCGTGACGCTCTACCGCGAGGGCCGGTTCCCCGAGGCGGCGCAGGCGTGGAACGAGGCGCTCGTCGACACGCCGGAGGTGCCGGCGCTGCACTACGATCTCGGTGCCGCGTTCTACCGCCTGCAGAAGTGGGACGAGGCGCTGGGGTCGTACGAGAAGGTGCCGGCGGCGCCGGGCGACGATCCGGCCCGCGCCGCGCGCACCTGGTACAACGTCGGCAACACGCGCGTGCGCCGCGGCGAGGCGTCGGAGCAGGAGAAGCCGCAGGAGACGCTCCAGCAGTGGGGCGAAGCGCTCGTCGCCTACCGGCGTGCGCTGACGGCGGACCCGACGCTCACCGACGCCAAGTACAACCTCGAGCTGGTGGCGAAGAAGGTGGCGGCGCTCGAGGAGAAGCTGAAGCAGCAGGAGCAGGAGCAGGAGCAGCAGCGGGGCGAGGAGCAGCCGAAGGATCGGCAGCCGCAGGACGACCGGCAGCAGGCGGGCGAGGAGCCGAAGCCGGAGGATCGGCAGCCCGAGGACGGCCAGCCGCCGTCCCCGGAGCAACCCCCCGAGCAGCCGGCGGAGCAGGAGCCGCCGCAGCAGCCCGACGAGCAGGGCGAGCCCCAGCCGCGGGACGACGAGCCGCCGCAGGAGCAGGCCGGCGACCAGGCGCCGCAGCCCGAGGCGGAGGAGGCCCCGTCGCAGGCGGCTCCGTCCGAGGCGGGGGAGCCGTCGAAGGAGCAGCCGCAGGGCGACGACTCCGCCGGCGAGCGCCGCGACGGCGAGATGAGCCCCGAGGAGGCCGCGGCGCTGCTCGACGCGCAGCGGGCGGAGGAGGTCTCGCCCGAGGACGTCGCGCGACGCATGCAGGGAGGGCGCGTGGCCGGGCCGGCGCAGGACTGGTGA
- a CDS encoding M48 family metalloprotease, with the protein MRRRPWPAPLLFGVAGCATAGLMAGRVPDTRIIEDVAPAAFSAPAGAESAERALAAQRAEGYGLVPVPELTAYLNGVLGKLAAASPVTGLPTRVYVTASPAQFGAKSTGDGTIFVCLGTLNDVANEDEAAAVLAHELSHVARGHTAVDASSDVQAHAALWASMALVVHAGVASGKGTGASGALEHQAAALGAQGLLLAFTQRVLLPSWSRAQEREADLLAVDLLAASGYDPYAFETVLDLQLAAEAAEPDTSALGAALGQTLGDVTARYLRGGSGDDVRNAAIDGATRFLLDQLGGSHPSTPERRELVSKYLARHYPGGARERATAAWGKAMKVPRTQITLRNYRNAERARQLLTEGKLADGKEVAARSAKQHTRDHAYPAAVLATAHQQTNDVASALGVLRRAIDGPEPAWEPYRLKGRFELEAGRPDQAARTLEEGYRRLGEPEQAIPYLLFAYQQAGRDDEARRLAAACMMSHPQRGLGGLCQPAAIPASGTEAPAGVAGAAAAAAADPREAQREAARQQREAAKAARAAARSEERARRKAAATLSW; encoded by the coding sequence GTGAGGCGGCGGCCGTGGCCGGCGCCGCTGCTCTTCGGCGTCGCGGGCTGTGCGACCGCGGGTCTGATGGCGGGGCGCGTGCCCGACACGCGCATCATCGAAGACGTCGCGCCCGCCGCTTTCAGCGCTCCGGCGGGCGCCGAGTCGGCCGAGCGTGCGCTCGCCGCGCAGCGGGCCGAGGGCTACGGCCTCGTGCCGGTGCCCGAGCTGACGGCGTACCTGAACGGTGTCCTCGGCAAGCTGGCGGCGGCCTCGCCGGTCACCGGCCTGCCGACGCGGGTATACGTCACGGCGAGCCCGGCGCAGTTCGGAGCGAAGTCGACCGGTGACGGCACGATCTTCGTGTGCCTCGGCACGCTGAACGACGTCGCCAACGAGGACGAAGCGGCAGCCGTGCTGGCGCACGAGCTGAGTCACGTTGCGCGCGGCCACACGGCCGTGGACGCGAGCAGCGACGTGCAGGCCCACGCCGCGCTGTGGGCGAGCATGGCGCTCGTGGTGCACGCCGGCGTCGCGAGCGGCAAGGGCACGGGGGCGAGCGGCGCCCTCGAGCATCAGGCGGCGGCGCTGGGCGCGCAGGGCCTGCTGCTCGCGTTCACCCAGCGCGTGCTGCTGCCGTCCTGGTCACGGGCCCAGGAGCGGGAGGCGGACCTCCTGGCCGTCGATCTGCTCGCGGCCTCGGGGTACGACCCCTACGCGTTCGAGACCGTCCTCGATCTCCAGCTCGCCGCCGAGGCGGCCGAGCCCGACACGTCGGCGCTCGGTGCGGCGCTCGGCCAGACGCTCGGCGACGTCACCGCGCGGTATCTGCGCGGCGGGTCCGGCGACGACGTCCGCAACGCCGCGATCGACGGCGCCACCCGGTTCCTCCTCGACCAGCTCGGAGGCTCGCATCCGAGCACGCCGGAGCGACGCGAGCTGGTGTCGAAGTACCTCGCGCGTCACTACCCCGGCGGTGCGCGCGAGCGCGCCACGGCCGCGTGGGGCAAGGCGATGAAGGTGCCGCGCACGCAGATCACCCTGCGCAACTATCGCAACGCCGAGCGCGCGCGGCAGCTGCTGACGGAGGGCAAGCTCGCCGACGGCAAGGAGGTCGCCGCCCGCTCGGCGAAGCAGCACACGCGCGACCATGCCTATCCCGCCGCGGTGCTGGCCACGGCGCACCAGCAGACGAACGACGTCGCGAGTGCGCTCGGCGTGCTGCGCCGGGCGATCGACGGCCCGGAGCCCGCGTGGGAGCCGTATCGGCTGAAGGGACGCTTCGAGCTCGAGGCGGGCCGCCCCGACCAGGCTGCGCGCACGTTGGAAGAGGGCTATCGACGCCTGGGAGAGCCCGAGCAGGCGATTCCCTATCTGCTGTTCGCCTATCAGCAGGCGGGGCGCGACGACGAGGCCCGGCGGCTCGCGGCCGCCTGCATGATGAGCCATCCCCAGCGCGGGCTCGGGGGCCTCTGCCAGCCGGCCGCAATCCCGGCGTCGGGCACCGAGGCGCCTGCAGGGGTCGCCGGCGCAGCGGCCGCGGCCGCTGCCGATCCGCGCGAGGCCCAGCGTGAGGCGGCGCGCCAGCAACGCGAGGCGGCGAAGGCGGCGCGGGCGGCGGCACGCAGCGAGGAGCGCGCCCGTCGCAAGGCCGCCGCGACGCTGTCCTGGTAG
- a CDS encoding VWA domain-containing protein — protein sequence MRLAEPVWLLLLLLLPLVRALRARRPADPSVRWPTLTPLEAIAPGGARRRRAILGALRTAAVVLGVVALARPQVGTATVEVHREGVDVVLAVDVSGSMLAEDFSVGGKRANRLEAVKGVVEEFVKARADDRIGLVLFAGRPYTQCPLTLDHGWLLQNLGRARIGMIEDGTAVGSALATAVNRLRASSAPSRFVVLLTDGQNNAGRITPQTAAEAAKALGIKVYTIGAGTRGMAPFPMQDPFGGTVYRPVQVDIDEPTLEAIAKETGGRYFRATDTDSLREIYAEIDRAEKAPIEAPEHEERREAFAWLLWPALLLVLGEAVLGETRLRKLP from the coding sequence GTGCGGCTGGCTGAGCCCGTATGGCTGCTGCTGCTCCTGCTGCTGCCGCTGGTGCGGGCGCTGCGGGCGCGACGTCCCGCCGATCCGTCGGTGCGCTGGCCGACGCTCACCCCGCTGGAGGCGATCGCGCCCGGCGGGGCGCGGCGGCGGCGTGCGATCCTGGGCGCGCTGCGCACGGCGGCGGTCGTGCTCGGCGTCGTGGCGCTGGCCCGGCCGCAGGTCGGGACGGCCACCGTCGAGGTCCACCGCGAGGGCGTCGACGTCGTGCTCGCCGTCGACGTCTCGGGCAGCATGCTCGCCGAGGACTTCAGCGTCGGCGGCAAGCGCGCCAACCGGCTCGAGGCGGTGAAGGGCGTCGTCGAAGAGTTCGTGAAGGCACGGGCCGACGACCGCATCGGTCTCGTCCTGTTCGCCGGGCGGCCGTACACGCAGTGCCCGCTGACGCTCGATCACGGCTGGCTCCTGCAGAACCTCGGCCGCGCCAGGATCGGCATGATCGAGGACGGCACGGCGGTGGGCTCGGCGCTCGCCACCGCAGTGAACCGGCTGCGCGCCTCGAGCGCGCCCAGCCGCTTCGTCGTCCTCCTCACCGACGGGCAGAACAACGCGGGCCGCATCACGCCGCAGACGGCGGCCGAGGCGGCGAAGGCGCTCGGCATCAAGGTCTACACGATCGGCGCCGGCACGCGCGGCATGGCACCGTTCCCGATGCAGGACCCGTTCGGCGGCACCGTCTATCGGCCGGTGCAGGTCGACATCGACGAGCCGACGCTGGAGGCGATCGCGAAGGAGACCGGCGGCCGCTACTTCCGCGCCACCGACACGGACTCGCTGCGCGAGATCTACGCCGAGATCGACCGCGCCGAGAAGGCGCCGATCGAGGCGCCCGAGCACGAGGAGCGGCGCGAGGCGTTCGCGTGGCTCCTGTGGCCGGCGCTCCTCTTGGTGCTGGGTGAAGCCGTGCTGGGCGAGACCCGCCTGCGGAAGCTGCCGTGA